Within Chroicocephalus ridibundus chromosome 11, bChrRid1.1, whole genome shotgun sequence, the genomic segment CGACTCCCACGTCAGTGTGCAGGTCAGGAGGTACACTCACCAGATTCCCTTCATGCCGACAGTACCTGGGGAATAGACTGAAGCGGCCCCAGGACGGGGACTGTTCAGACCTCAGCCAGGTCCCCGCTGCCCCTCCATCCCAGTGGAGGCTCAGCACCTCCGTCCTGTGCTTATGAACCCACCGACGCTGTAATTTCTGCCATTGTCCACAGCACCGATGGGTCTATCACACCGATATGACCCCGACAGGAAAAGTGTAAAAGCCATTTCACAGAGCCAAAGCCCCGGGTGCCTTGTGCTGCAGGAGAGACGAGGATGCCGCTGCTGTCAGCTCTTCACCCAGCACTACAGCCACCGAAATACTTTCCTGCCTGCTGGCTAACCACTGCTGATGGAAACACATGGCGCTTTCAATTTACTCAGTTTCTGTGgcctaaaattcttcctgtgTCTGACCACAGCAGTCTGGCTACGGCCCGTCACACCCATCATTCCCCACCCAAATGCAAACCAAGCCAGGGCTTCTCAGCATCCGTGATGAGGTAGTATCAGGCGCACTCAGTCTAGCCAGgtcatttaaattattaaaataagaagGAACTGCACAAGCTGGATCCTAGCAAAGCAATTTGTGTATTATTCTTTCTTCTAATAGAAGTAAAAAGCTGTCTAACTTTGAAGTAAGAGCTTTGCATCTCAACAACGAACAAAGACTTTGCAAGGAGAGGTTGGGCACGTTTCCATCACAGCTTGAAGGCAGCCAGAGCAAGAGCAGAAGGGTCTTTCTGGGGATACCACTGCTGTTGGGAGCAGCACAAACATCCGCAGGTCACGGTCTGTTCCTTGTCCCTGCAGCTGAAGCCCACAAACAACCCCAACGTGCCCTGAAGCGGGTCCCTATGGAACACTTCAAGTGCGAGAGCTGTTGGTTCCTGCCCAGGCATGGCTGATGGCTTCACTCTGGGGATGGTGGGTCATGGCCAGGTGCCCAGAGCAGCCGAGGGGCCAAGTCAGGGAcaccccagcagcagcatgaAGGAATAAGTACATTTAAAGATCTAATGGTCTTTTTAACACATTTGAGGAAAATGCTGGTTCCCAAAAAGCATAAAGCACATTTCCAGTGTTCACAActgatgtcaaaagaatatggttacaAAGTTACATAAGCGCTTTGTATAAAATTGTAATAGAACTTTGGTTGAACTTCatctgaactcctgaaattaaaacttaattgGGCCTTTTGCACCTGGTCTAGATGTAGGAACAATTAAACTTAATTATGTCCTTGCATATCCACCTGGACCAGATGTAGAAACAAATTAACCGAAACTTAGATCAAAGAAACGGAATTGTTGAAGGATTACCGTCTGGAGAGGTTACTGAGGGCGAACAAGGTGCTCCCAGTGTCTGGTCTGGGTGCAGGATGACAAGACAGACACATCATCTGTGGAATGGAGCTGAGATAAGAGTGTGTCCGAGAGGAGCCCGAGATTATCATACCAAAACGCACATCCTCTCGTAAATAATGAGCACGCTAATTAAGGGGGTCACCCGCAAACGTTTAAAGCATTAACTGGAGTGGGTATGTGTGATGGGGGCTGCAGCTCACCCACGGGCTGTGTCTCGCCTCTGCAGCTGTCGGTCCGTCAGAGCCGCTGGCTGCGGTCAAACGCCCGTTCTGCAGAACCGAAATAAAGACAAATCCCTCGACTCAGCGTGCGGGTTGTGTTTTTGCACGCTGGcttgaagaaccctgatttagggacAGCGGTCCTTCGATTATGTGAACGGCTGTTAGCAGCCCAACCACTTCGTTACTGGGTGTAATTAACCGCTTATTTGCATTCTAACCCTGAACGCTGACCTGCGATCCCGGCGGGACCGGGCATGGCGGGGCCGGGACACCTCCTCTCGCCGTgaggggccgggcccggcgctcACCGCccaccggcggggcgggcgcggaggCCGGCCCGGGCGGCTGAGGGGCTCCCggggcgggaagcggcggcgggcggaCGGGCAGGCAGGTAGGTAGGTGATCGGGGCGGCGGTAAGATGGCGGCGTAGCGGCGCTCCCTTCAGCTCGGCCCCCGCCATGAAGCTCGTCATCCTGGAGACGTACGCGCAGGCCAGCGAGTGGGCCGCCAAGTACATCCGCAACCGCATCGTCCACTTCGGGCCTGGTCCCGGGCGGTTTTTCACGCTGGGGCTGCCCACAGGTAGgtaccggggccgggggggggccggggggacccgGCCTGGCCTGGCCTAGCCTGAGGCGGCGGCTCCCCCACAGGCAGCACGCCGCTGGGCTGCTACAAGAAGCTGGTGGAGTACTGCCGGAACGGGGACCTCTCCTTCAAGTACGTGAAAACCTTCAACATGGACGAGTACGTGGGTGAGTGCTGTTGGGCTCTCGTTGCTGGTGTGGCCGTGTACTGTCCATCGGCACAGTCCGGTCACGGAGGCTGGTGGGCCCCCGGTCCTGCAGCCCCACTGTCTCACTAATGTGGGGAGAAAATCCCACCTGCAAAAGATTCAAGGTAGGAAGGATAAAATTTGTTAACGGGGACAATTTGAAAACCTATATAAGACATGTTTAAGGGTATTGGGTGTTGCCTGGTATTACACGCACTGCTGTATTTTACCTGTACTTGGGTATTGGCCAGCTAAGGATCCCTCTTCTTATGGCAAGCCGAGATACTGTGCGATATTAACTAGCACCTTTGCTCTGGGATTATAAAGGTCACTTTAGCTCCAGGTCTCTCACAAGGACTGATGTGATGCCCTTCGGCAGCTAACGTGCACCCCTGTTAAGATAGCAGAGGACAATTTTGTTTATGAAGCTGTGATGAAATAGCCTCCTCAGAAGACAGAGTACAGAGAGATTAGCGGTCAAGCCTAAAGCTCCAAAGGTGAAAAACATACAGGCTAAATATTTGCTAATGCTAATCTTGGTCTGGCCAAGAAGTTTTTCTGTGAACAATCCTTATCAAGCAGCATTAGGGAATAGGCAGTCCAGTGTGGGTTTGTAGCATTCAAGGGGGAAATAAATCACACAGTAAGTTATTCCCCAAGCTTCTGCAcagttttttaattgttcttgCTAATACAAACTGGTAGGAATGCTGAAGAGGTAGTAACAGTTGAGGCGTAGCGTTTGCCTGCTTTTCTGGAATATCCATCGCATGTTAATATGAGCACATGCCTTATGGGAGctattgtgatttttattttgctatttggggaaataaaaatgactCATGAAAGTTGAGGGAGTCACAAATGACAGACAGAGAAAGTAGTGCTTCACCAAAGGCACTGCAAGGGCCTAGAGGTGGTTTATGTTAGGGGTGATATTCTTTCAGTTGGTCTTACTCCTGTGCATGCTCTGTTACCAGGTCTCCCGAGGGATCACCCAGAAAGTTACCATTCCTTCATGTGGAATAACTTCTTTAAGCATATTGACATCTCGCCAGAAAATGTTCACATTTTGGATGGAAATGCACCTGATCTACAGGCAGAGTGCAACGCGTTTGAGGATAAAATCAAAGCAGCTGGAGGAATTGAACTCTTTGTTGGAGGTGAAAACCTGAAGGGCTATTGGTCTCTCAACACTGGCAGGAAGCACTGCCTTTCCTCCACCAGCTGTCTCATTTATTGTCAGGAGAGTTCATTTTCAGTGCAGTGCAGTGGATTTGCAGTGAAAGTCACCCCATACTCCATTGCCCTGGGCACTCGTGTGCTGGCAGCCTTGTCTTCCAATGTACCGCTCCCCCAGTTTTAAGTATTTGAATCCAGTAAGTGAATTGTTCAGGAAACGATtaggaggagaggcaggcagggctAGAATTGTACCAAATACAAAATGTATTACGGATGCCAGTGCTAACAGGAAACTGCTAGGAGTAGTCAGAGTGCTCTGAGACAACAGGAGCTCAACGCAAGCTTTTCCCATCAGCTTGCCTTAAGATTCTGACATCTACTTCTTGTCCCAGCACAATTAGGGAAGAGTCTTTGTTgccttcggggggggggggttgctatCATTCCTACCGCAAGCAAATTTAAGCTGGAGCAGAAAAATTGCAAGTGTTTTTCTCAGATTTGTATCTATTCCTGAAGCATTGAGTGTCCTTCTAATAGgagtgctgctggctctgcttccTACAGTAGCCATTACAGCCACTGACCTACCTCTCAAACCCTCTCTGTCACAGGTATTGGCCCAGATGGTCACATTGCCTTCAACGAGCCTGGATCGAGTTTGGTATCCAGGACACGCGTGAAGACCTTGGCTATGGACACTATATTGGCTAATGCCAGGTTCTTTGATGGTGACCTCTCCAAAGTCCCCACTATGGCTTTGACGGTTGGAGTAGGCACTGTCATGGATGCCAGAGAGGTTAGGAGAAGAGCAGTGACTTCAGACAGGGCTTCCTGGAGCGACTAGAGATTATCCAGTCTTGGAGCCACATTGCACCCTGCTGGCGTAGgccagcttctgcttttcctgccaCTGGCTGCTGAATACCTGACCCTCCTCTTCTCTTGCGTCCTGCAACACTCTGGAAAAGCTCTTGCTCCATATTCCATTTTTGCTCTACTAATGCTTACGTTCGTGTAACCCTGCAGTACAGCTGTGATCCACAGGGAGCTAGAAAGGCTTGGGAGGATGTCTTTGGTTAAGAATCTCACTTGGGGAAATAACTGCAAGAATCACTGGTTGACTTGATGTTACACCAGCAGATCATGACAACTGTATGGGATAGCTTTTAATTGAGTCTACACCTTGATTTAATCTTGTTAAGTCTCAGCATATAGGTGCCTAACAGGGGAGCTCAAAGGATCGAAATGATTACAATGACTTACTAGGCTATGATTGAATTGACAAATAAAACGAAGACAGAGTAAACAGAATTGTGATATGGTGAAGTGCCTCTGGGGAGGTCCCTGTTAGGGACCGCGGCAGCTCTTAGTTCAGCAGGGTGTGGGTGTGTGCTCTCTCTGAATTCGTCTTCGCAACCCTAACTGCCATCCTCTGTGTCTCTGAGTCCAGGTGATGATTCTTATCACAGGAGCCCACAAAGCCTTTGCTTTGTACAAAGCCATTGAGGAAGGTGTCAACCACATGTGGACAGTGTCTGCTTTCCAGCAACACCCCAACACTGTGTTT encodes:
- the GNPDA1 gene encoding glucosamine-6-phosphate isomerase 1 gives rise to the protein MKLVILETYAQASEWAAKYIRNRIVHFGPGPGRFFTLGLPTGSTPLGCYKKLVEYCRNGDLSFKYVKTFNMDEYVGLPRDHPESYHSFMWNNFFKHIDISPENVHILDGNAPDLQAECNAFEDKIKAAGGIELFVGGIGPDGHIAFNEPGSSLVSRTRVKTLAMDTILANARFFDGDLSKVPTMALTVGVGTVMDAREVMILITGAHKAFALYKAIEEGVNHMWTVSAFQQHPNTVFVCDEDATLELKVKTVKYFKGLMLVHNKLVEPLHSMKETEAERSQSKKPYSD